TCTCCAGGAAGCCCTGTGCCAGGAGATCTGCCAAATCCAATTTTCATTAACGAGTCATAAAAAATTTCTTTTCCCATTTTTTGGACAACTTTATAAACCCCAATATTACTGCTATACTTTAAGATTTCTTCTGGAGTGAGCCAATCATAAGGGTGGGTGTCGTGAATGGCGCCTCCTGGTAAATTCATTTTGCCTTTTTCAACAAAGATTTTGCTATCAGGTTTTATAATTCCAAGATCAAGAGCTTTGGCAATCCACATGGGCTTTACCACTGAACCCAACTCAATTGCATCCATTACGGGTCTAAATCTTCTTGCATCTGGATTATTTTCTGTAGGATTATTTAAGTCATAATAAGGCCAACTCGCTATTGCTAATATTTCTCCTGTTTTTACGTCCATGACAATTGCACTACCACCTTTTGCATCAGCTTTGATCACTCCATTTTTTAGTGCATTTTGAGTAATCTCCTGAATTGAAAGATCTATTGATAATTTAAGGTTAGGTACTTTTTGATCAGGCTTAGAGGCGTGATTTGGAGTGACCATGACTAATCGTCCTCTTGCATCTTTCATGACATCTAATTTTATAGGTTTCATATTTAATCTTGAGTCATATATTTTTTCTATACCCTCAAGACCATGACCTTCTGCCCCTACAAATCCAATAAGTTGAGCTGCGAGTTCTTTTTCGGGGTATACTCTTTTGTGTTCATCTACGACACCAACAAAATCTTGCCATTTTTTTAAAGATCCAATTCTTGCTGCTTCATCGTAATTAATTTGCCGCTTAAGCCAGATAAAATTTCTTTTATCATTTTTATAAGCTTTTAAAGTATTAAATGGAATTTGTAGCTGATCAGCAAGACTTTTTATTAAATTATTGTCATTTGGCATTTTTTTATTGAGAAGATAGATGCTTGGTTTTGTAATACTAACAGCTAGGACGCGGCCATTTCGATCTGTTATTGTGGCTCTAGGTAAGGACATAGTTAAGTTGGTCTCAAATTGTTTGTTCCCTTTTTCGATAAGCTTTGAGCGAAGTGGTGTTGGAAAAAATGTGATCCATGCATAGCGAATTAGTATCAAAATTAAACAAAGGTAGTACAACCAGCCCAATAAATGAGCTCGCAAGCTAAAATTTGGGATTTTTCTTAAATTTTTATAATTAAAATAATCTTTAATATTATTTAATAAAATAAGTACTTTTCCCACATTTAATACCTGCTAATTATTATTATTTTCAATCCTTAAAACTCGTTTTGGATCAGGTAATATGTACTTTGGTTTTCCGCTTAAATCTTTTTGGCTTAATAGATTTTCTCGAACAGTTCTTTCTGTGGCTGCAAGATCAGAAAGTAGCTCTACTTGGCGCTGGCGAATTAATTTTTCTTTTGCTTTTAAAGCTGCGATTTCATAACCAACAGAATAGGTTTTAGATCTCATTGTTATAACAATAACTCCTACAAGTATTGTTAAGAAAATAATTGCAATAATTGCATCAAATCCCTTAAGTAATTGGAGCACACGCTAACCCTCCAAGTTTCGTGAAAATTCAAAACAACGTAGTCTTGCCGAACGAGAACGTACATTGCATTCATATTCGTGTTGCGAAACTGTAATTCCGCCTCTTGGAATCTCTTTTCCAAATCCTTTATGATTATTTTCTTCTAAATGGAGTTGAATATGCAAGGGCAAATGAAAATCTTTTTTATTTTTAGAGTTTTCCTTGAGATTTTTTCCCTTTTGCCAGTTTCTCATTGCATGTTTTACCAATCTATCCTCTAAGGAGTGAAATGAAATAAATGCTGTTTTGCCATATTGATGCATAATCTGAGGAATATCTTGAAGCAGCTTTTCAATAGATTCAAGTTCTTTATTAACTTCAATACGAAGTGCTTGAAAAGCTCTAGTTGCAGGGTGAGTTCTGCTATTGGTATAGCCTAAAACTCTTCTAATGTATTCGGCTAATTCTTTGGTGCTTTGTAAAGGTAATCGTTGTATTTTTCGATCTTCAATAATTGCTTTAGATAGTTTTCTTGATTTTGGTTCTTCTCCATATTCAAAGAATATTCTTGTAAGCTCTGCTTCTGAATAATTTAATAAAATATCTAATGCAGACTCTCTTAATGTTGTATCCATGCGCATATCAATAGGGCCATCATGATACATTGAAAATCCTCTGCTGCTTATATCTAGTTGAGGAGAGCTGACTCCAAAATCAGCTAATAAACCGTGTATTTTACAGTTTTTAAAATCATTTTCGAGCACGCTTTTAACATACATAAAGTTTTTGTTTATCAAATAATAATTTAAGTTAGAATATTTGTCTTTTAATTTTTTAAGTTTTTCGTTTGCAAAATTTAATGCAAATATATCTTGATCAAATCCAATTAAATTAAGGTTATATTGCTTATAATTTTGAGAATTTAAAATAAATTCAATAAGGTATTCTGAGTGACCAGCGCCACCAATAGTTGCATCGACAAAATATAAATCATTATTTTTATCGTTATCTAAAGATGAAATAAGGTTATTACTAGGCAATATATTCTCAACAGTTTCTTTTTTTAAAACGGTAGTGTGAACAAAATTATTATTCATAAAACTCCTTAAATATAAATTATTCTATTAATTTAAATAACTTATCTGTATATTTAGTCAAAAACCTGGCACTCAATTAAATGCCTAAACTATTCAACTTCAATATTTACGGGCCGATAATGACCATGTAACAGAAGTTAATTGAATAATAATGTGCCATGAAGGTAAATAATATGCAAAAGAAGGCTATTATGCTTACAACTTTAAAAAAAATTATCTTAATTTTTTTAGCTACTTTCATTGTGATTTCGTGTAGTACAACCACTACCACATCTGATGAGCAGCCTAATGTTGTAAATAGTGTTCAAGCATCAGAACCTGAACAACAAGAAAAAAAAGTAGCCATCTCTTTAGACTATTCTGAAGGCTTAGTGCCTCCAACTAATCAGGGAGTACTAATGCCATATTATGTTCAGGATGGAGATAATTTAATTAAAATAGCAAAGAAAATTTATGGTGATAGAAAGCTTTGGAAAAAAATATCAGAAATTAATAATTTAATTGATCCCCACAAAATTTATGCTGGAGACGTTATATATTACGAAGCAAATGAGCAATCAAAACTTTTTGCCCAAACTTATGAAGGTGCTCCAAAAGCAAAAATTATTGTTAAAAAGGGTGATACTTTAACAAAAATTTCAAAAGTAATTTATGGGAAAACTAAAGACTGGAGAGTTTTGTGGAAAGAAAACCCTCATATTTTAAATCCCGATAAAATTAAAGAAGGTGTCGAAATTTACTTTAGATCTAAAGTAATTACATCTCATGCGTATTCAATTATTAATTTAAATAATAATATTAAAAATTTAGAATTAAAAAACAAGCAAAGTGATGAGAAAAAAACGTCAATGATAAATAAAGAATATCTTGAAAAAATTGATAAGGATAAAGAAGAAATTAATCTAAATAAAGATTAATTTTTTACAATAAAAAAGAAAAATTATATTCGGTTTGATTACTATCAAAATTAAAAATTTTTTTTGATGATAAATTGCTATCTATATCTCTAAAAGAAATAAGAATATTGTTAGGTGATAATTCTTTTGTTTCGTATAAATTTAATTTATCTTTAAAAAAATTTGGTGATTGAAAACAAAAGTTTATTAAGTTATTTTGAAAATAGTTTTGTTTTTTAGGTTTTAATTTGTTTTCAAAAAAGTTAAGACATTCTTTGTAACTTTTAGGTGTACCAATATCAAACCAGTACTTATTTTTAGGATAGTTTAAATTTATAACTTTTTTATCTTGTGTTATTGCATTTTTGTAATAAATTTCAATGCTAGACTTTTTTTCGATTGGTACTTGATTTAATAATTCATAGCCAATTATTTGGTGATTTGTAAATACAGTTGCATTGCTTGCATTTTTTAATAAGAAATTTTCTCCAAATCCTTGAATATAATTTGAGTCTTTAGAAATCCATGTAGTATCTTTTCTTGGAAAATTAATTTTTTTTGTGCACATTAATGCATAATCTTCGCAATTTTTATTTTGCCATGCTTTAATCATTTGTTGAATTGGAAAATTTGCAATAATGTCACCAGATACAACGATGACATTTCGTTTTGAATTTTTCTTATTATTTTTTGATAATTCATGAAAAATTCTAGCAATTCCTCCTCCTGTTTCAAGTATTTCTTCTTCATAAAAAAATTCAATACGAGCAGGATCGTAACCATAAAATTTTGCCGCAAGAATAATCTCTTGTTTTGTAATATGATCTAAATAATGTGTATTACAATAGACTTTTGGAAAGCCAAACTTAAAAAAAATTTCGATATTAATAAATGCAGCTGGCTTATTAATTATTGGACAAACAACTTTAGGAATATAGTTTGTTAATGGCTTTAGACGAGTTCCAAAACCAGCACACAAAACAATTGGGATAAATTTGTCAATTTCAGTTTTACTAACGCTAGTCATAAAAAACCATTATAAATATTTATTTATAAGTTTATCAAGTTTTCTAGAAAGTTCACCTTCAAATAGATTGTTAATTAAACTATATAAATTTGGAAGCATATGTTTGATATCTGTTTCTTGGTGTACCTGAGCTTCTAAAGATGTTAGAATTTTAAGGGTATATTGTATGTATTGTAAATAATTATTTTTCCCTTTTTTTGTTGCTAAATATCCAAAACTACCAATGGCTTTTAAATTTCTTTGTAAACCCATTAATATTAACTCAAAATTAAAGCTAGTTTCACTAATTGGTGAAAAATTATTTTTTATTCTGATATTATTTAAATTAGTTAAGTAATGTTTAAAAAAGTGCTTTCTAGTCTCCCATGTTATTTTAACATAACTGTCACGT
This region of Spirobacillus cienkowskii genomic DNA includes:
- a CDS encoding penicillin-binding protein 2; the protein is MGKVLILLNNIKDYFNYKNLRKIPNFSLRAHLLGWLYYLCLILILIRYAWITFFPTPLRSKLIEKGNKQFETNLTMSLPRATITDRNGRVLAVSITKPSIYLLNKKMPNDNNLIKSLADQLQIPFNTLKAYKNDKRNFIWLKRQINYDEAARIGSLKKWQDFVGVVDEHKRVYPEKELAAQLIGFVGAEGHGLEGIEKIYDSRLNMKPIKLDVMKDARGRLVMVTPNHASKPDQKVPNLKLSIDLSIQEITQNALKNGVIKADAKGGSAIVMDVKTGEILAIASWPYYDLNNPTENNPDARRFRPVMDAIELGSVVKPMWIAKALDLGIIKPDSKIFVEKGKMNLPGGAIHDTHPYDWLTPEEILKYSSNIGVYKVVQKMGKEIFYDSLMKIGFGRSPGTGLPGEWAGRIKKTNTWKELNFANMSFGQGFAISPLQLAHALSIIVGGGKDRGVNLIAVDPLGQTEPIGPPLQIINPKTCKLISQMLKSVVEEEGGTGAQARIPGILVAGKTGTAQIWSTKDRAYSGRTAVFEGIIPSNDPKLVIVVVIDEAGIRPAYGGLLAGPVFSEIGKKTVHYLNSRGIYKMTEYKNSYLKNQNSQKIIKTAIDKNDLILR
- the rsmH gene encoding 16S rRNA (cytosine(1402)-N(4))-methyltransferase RsmH; this translates as MNNNFVHTTVLKKETVENILPSNNLISSLDNDKNNDLYFVDATIGGAGHSEYLIEFILNSQNYKQYNLNLIGFDQDIFALNFANEKLKKLKDKYSNLNYYLINKNFMYVKSVLENDFKNCKIHGLLADFGVSSPQLDISSRGFSMYHDGPIDMRMDTTLRESALDILLNYSEAELTRIFFEYGEEPKSRKLSKAIIEDRKIQRLPLQSTKELAEYIRRVLGYTNSRTHPATRAFQALRIEVNKELESIEKLLQDIPQIMHQYGKTAFISFHSLEDRLVKHAMRNWQKGKNLKENSKNKKDFHLPLHIQLHLEENNHKGFGKEIPRGGITVSQHEYECNVRSRSARLRCFEFSRNLEG
- a CDS encoding LysM peptidoglycan-binding domain-containing protein; translated protein: MLTTLKKIILIFLATFIVISCSTTTTTSDEQPNVVNSVQASEPEQQEKKVAISLDYSEGLVPPTNQGVLMPYYVQDGDNLIKIAKKIYGDRKLWKKISEINNLIDPHKIYAGDVIYYEANEQSKLFAQTYEGAPKAKIIVKKGDTLTKISKVIYGKTKDWRVLWKENPHILNPDKIKEGVEIYFRSKVITSHAYSIINLNNNIKNLELKNKQSDEKKTSMINKEYLEKIDKDKEEINLNKD
- a CDS encoding NDP-sugar synthase; translation: MTSVSKTEIDKFIPIVLCAGFGTRLKPLTNYIPKVVCPIINKPAAFINIEIFFKFGFPKVYCNTHYLDHITKQEIILAAKFYGYDPARIEFFYEEEILETGGGIARIFHELSKNNKKNSKRNVIVVSGDIIANFPIQQMIKAWQNKNCEDYALMCTKKINFPRKDTTWISKDSNYIQGFGENFLLKNASNATVFTNHQIIGYELLNQVPIEKKSSIEIYYKNAITQDKKVINLNYPKNKYWFDIGTPKSYKECLNFFENKLKPKKQNYFQNNLINFCFQSPNFFKDKLNLYETKELSPNNILISFRDIDSNLSSKKIFNFDSNQTEYNFSFLL